From the genome of Terriglobales bacterium, one region includes:
- a CDS encoding transcriptional regulator, with protein sequence MPASTKSAAHRTTAGGVSYSFSPFVLDTSEHMLICEGNPLELTPKVYRTLLVLVSHAGHLLTKDDLIENVWPDAVVEESGLARNVCLLRKILGDTSHPARYIETIPKVGYRFVAPVREIQETASSSPYQPAIQRDLGVVQKHKKLRRSMEAAWMFFAAVLGVLAILLALALLLLSTRIH encoded by the coding sequence ATGCCCGCAAGCACGAAAAGCGCGGCACATCGCACCACAGCGGGTGGGGTATCGTATTCCTTCAGCCCCTTCGTCCTTGATACCTCAGAACACATGCTGATCTGCGAAGGAAATCCTTTGGAGCTCACGCCCAAGGTTTATCGAACCCTGCTGGTACTGGTCAGCCACGCAGGGCATCTGCTCACGAAGGATGATCTGATAGAAAATGTCTGGCCCGATGCGGTAGTGGAAGAGAGTGGCCTGGCAAGAAATGTGTGTCTGTTGCGGAAAATTTTGGGCGATACGAGCCATCCCGCTCGCTACATCGAAACCATCCCCAAGGTCGGTTACCGCTTCGTGGCTCCTGTAAGAGAAATTCAGGAGACGGCGTCTTCTTCGCCATACCAGCCGGCGATCCAGCGCGACCTCGGAGTGGTGCAGAAGCACAAGAAGCTGCGTCGCAGCATGGAGGCGGCTTGGATGTTCTTCGCCGCCGTCCTGGGGGTGCTGGCGATCCTGTTGGCGCTGGCGCTGCTACTGCTGAGCACGAGGATTCATTAG
- a CDS encoding CARDB domain-containing protein, with protein sequence MRPPLRPSALLLVFAALALCMPVLRAQDNIEIHNGYKVAAREAIVRFEGMTPGWLQRLWRDHDLDSAKPVGRLKQVYRLHSRSKKLAVLLQQLRNAEGVVYAEPNYIIDVIGEPNDPRFVELWGLQNTGQSFGYSPGTPGADISAASAWNISTGSSDEVVAVIDTGIDYTHPDLAANVWSAPSDFSVVIAGQTITCPAGSHGFNAITNSCDPMDDHGHGTHVSGTIGAAGNNGLGVVGVNWTTKLIGAKFLDSSGSGTAADAIEAIEFLVQAKQAFAPTKSANIRVVSNSWGGGGYSQALADEIQHAADNDMLFVFAAGNNGSNNDVMPFYPAAYNLPSLIAVAATDNNDNRASFSNYGAGSVHLGAPGVSILSTIPGGNYQLMSGTSMATPHVSGAAALVLSRCPLSTSSLKADLLNNVDNIASMTGITVSGGRLNVDKALQACTAPVSLSPAAVSFGNQNLNTTSGPRTVTLTNNQTTPLTVVSIAATGDFAQTNACPTSLAPGTNCAITVTFTPRTAGSLSGALTVTDDAPNSPQISALSGIGYVPPPVTLAPDALDFGSVPIGSTSAPKQVVLTNNQTQTPLHIVSIVISGDFNQSNNCGSTVAGSGSCTITVTFTPSAVGNRSGSLTVSHDASNSPQSISLQGSGAGLPDLVETAASLTGPLAAGVSVQVSDTVLNQGTGNAGNSYTGYYLSTTPNKTSSSVLLGTSRSVPALPSGASSSGLATVMIPLNTAAGSYYVLACADQYNYVRESDETNNCVATAAPLPMGLPDLVESSLSVPGPLAAGVAVQISDTVMNQGTGNAAASYTGYYLSTTPAKTGSSVLLGTNRSVPALAASATSSGVATVTIPLNTAAGSYYLIACADQYNYSKESDETNNCLATSAPLPMGMPDLVESSVNPLGPLAAGIAVQISDTVLNQGAGNAASSYTAYYLSTTLSKSGSSVQLGATRSVPALAAGASSSGAATVTIPLNTAPGSYYLIACADQYNYVKETDETNNCVATSAPLPVGVPDLVETSVSVPQTLTAGAAAQLSDTLLNQGSGNAAASYTGYYLSTTPTKSGSSVQLGATRSVSALPSGASSAGTTMVTIPASTAAGSYYLIACADQYNYVKEADETNNCLASAPVSVSH encoded by the coding sequence ATGCGCCCGCCACTTCGCCCTTCCGCCCTGCTTCTGGTCTTTGCTGCCCTGGCACTTTGCATGCCCGTACTCAGGGCGCAGGACAACATCGAGATCCACAATGGCTACAAGGTCGCTGCCCGCGAAGCCATCGTTCGCTTCGAAGGCATGACACCTGGCTGGCTGCAACGCTTGTGGAGGGATCACGATCTGGATTCGGCAAAACCAGTTGGAAGGCTGAAGCAGGTTTATCGCCTCCACTCACGCTCGAAGAAGCTGGCCGTCCTGCTCCAGCAATTGAGAAATGCCGAGGGAGTCGTTTACGCGGAGCCCAATTACATCATCGATGTAATCGGCGAGCCGAATGATCCTCGGTTTGTAGAACTCTGGGGGCTGCAAAACACCGGGCAGTCGTTCGGGTACTCGCCGGGAACACCCGGAGCTGACATCAGCGCCGCTTCCGCCTGGAATATCTCAACGGGATCCTCCGATGAGGTGGTGGCGGTGATTGACACAGGAATTGACTACACCCACCCCGATCTCGCCGCTAATGTCTGGTCTGCGCCATCGGATTTCTCCGTCGTCATAGCGGGGCAGACAATCACCTGCCCAGCCGGCTCCCACGGCTTCAATGCCATCACAAATTCCTGTGATCCCATGGATGATCATGGTCACGGGACGCACGTCTCGGGCACAATCGGCGCGGCCGGCAATAACGGGTTAGGTGTGGTGGGGGTCAATTGGACGACCAAACTGATCGGAGCCAAATTCCTGGATTCCAGTGGTTCGGGGACGGCGGCGGATGCCATCGAGGCCATCGAGTTCCTGGTGCAGGCCAAGCAGGCTTTTGCACCCACGAAGAGCGCCAACATTCGCGTGGTTTCGAACAGCTGGGGCGGAGGCGGCTACTCCCAGGCGCTGGCTGATGAAATCCAACACGCCGCCGACAATGACATGCTGTTCGTTTTTGCCGCAGGTAACAATGGATCCAATAACGACGTCATGCCCTTCTATCCCGCCGCTTACAACTTGCCCAGCCTGATTGCCGTGGCCGCCACGGACAACAACGATAACCGGGCGTCGTTCTCGAATTACGGAGCAGGAAGCGTTCACCTGGGGGCGCCGGGAGTGAGTATTCTCTCTACGATTCCCGGAGGCAACTACCAATTGATGAGCGGAACTTCGATGGCTACCCCGCACGTCTCCGGCGCGGCTGCACTGGTGCTGTCGCGCTGCCCACTGAGCACCTCGTCGCTCAAAGCGGATCTTCTGAATAATGTCGATAACATCGCTTCCATGACGGGGATCACGGTCAGCGGAGGGCGCCTGAATGTGGATAAAGCGCTGCAAGCCTGCACGGCTCCGGTAAGCTTGTCGCCGGCAGCGGTTTCTTTTGGCAATCAGAATCTGAACACCACCAGCGGCCCACGCACGGTAACCCTCACCAACAACCAGACCACGCCGCTGACCGTGGTCAGCATTGCTGCCACCGGCGATTTTGCGCAGACGAATGCCTGTCCCACGAGTCTGGCGCCGGGCACGAACTGCGCGATAACGGTCACCTTTACCCCAAGAACAGCGGGTTCCCTGAGTGGCGCTCTCACCGTTACCGACGATGCGCCCAACAGCCCGCAGATTTCAGCGCTGTCGGGTATCGGTTATGTGCCGCCGCCGGTCACTCTGGCGCCTGATGCCCTCGATTTTGGCAGCGTGCCGATCGGCAGTACCAGCGCGCCCAAGCAAGTAGTGCTGACCAACAATCAGACGCAAACCCCGCTTCACATTGTTAGCATCGTGATCAGCGGTGACTTCAACCAGAGCAACAACTGTGGAAGCACTGTGGCGGGTAGTGGAAGCTGCACGATTACGGTGACATTCACGCCGTCGGCGGTAGGAAATCGGAGTGGCAGCCTGACCGTCTCACATGACGCCAGCAACAGTCCGCAATCGATCAGCCTGCAAGGTTCGGGAGCAGGATTGCCAGACCTGGTTGAGACCGCGGCAAGTCTGACAGGGCCGCTCGCCGCCGGAGTGTCGGTGCAGGTTTCCGATACCGTGCTGAACCAGGGAACCGGCAATGCGGGTAATTCCTATACCGGCTATTACCTGTCCACCACACCCAACAAGACCAGCTCCAGTGTGCTGCTGGGAACGAGCCGCTCCGTACCGGCTCTGCCGTCGGGAGCCAGTTCTTCCGGTCTCGCCACGGTAATGATTCCCCTGAACACGGCGGCTGGTAGCTATTACGTGCTTGCCTGCGCTGATCAGTACAACTACGTGAGGGAGAGCGACGAAACTAACAACTGCGTGGCTACAGCGGCTCCGCTTCCGATGGGTTTGCCCGACCTGGTTGAGAGCAGCCTCAGCGTGCCGGGACCGTTGGCGGCCGGAGTTGCGGTGCAGATTTCCGACACCGTGATGAATCAGGGGACGGGCAACGCGGCTGCTTCCTACACTGGCTATTACCTGTCCACCACACCGGCTAAAACCGGATCGAGTGTGCTGCTGGGAACCAACCGCTCAGTTCCGGCATTGGCGGCGAGCGCCACCTCTTCGGGAGTGGCTACTGTAACCATTCCACTCAACACAGCGGCCGGCAGCTATTACCTGATTGCTTGCGCCGATCAATATAACTACTCGAAGGAGAGCGACGAAACCAACAACTGCCTGGCTACGTCTGCGCCTCTGCCGATGGGCATGCCCGACCTGGTCGAGAGCAGCGTCAATCCCCTCGGGCCGTTAGCTGCGGGAATTGCGGTGCAGATCTCCGACACTGTGCTCAACCAGGGGGCCGGCAACGCTGCAAGTTCCTACACCGCCTACTACTTGTCCACCACACTGAGCAAGAGCGGGTCCAGCGTGCAGTTGGGTGCGACTCGTTCCGTGCCAGCGTTGGCAGCGGGAGCCAGTTCCTCAGGCGCAGCTACCGTTACTATTCCGCTGAATACCGCCCCGGGCAGCTACTATCTGATTGCCTGTGCCGACCAGTACAACTACGTGAAGGAGACCGACGAGACCAATAACTGCGTGGCCACCTCCGCGCCTCTGCCGGTAGGCGTGCCCGACCTGGTGGAGACCAGCGTCAGCGTGCCGCAAACCTTGACGGCGGGGGCCGCGGCGCAGCTCTCCGATACCCTACTGAATCAAGGGAGCGGCAACGCGGCTGCTTCTTACACCGGCTATTACCTGTCCACTACTCCAACCAAGAGCGGATCCAGCGTGCAACTGGGCGCGACTCGCTCCGTGTCGGCGCTGC
- a CDS encoding TlpA disulfide reductase family protein, which yields MLRRLTLILIALIPTLSAADIITDVRSADARRDFHAAEQLIREYRALQGVTSEMLEALSWVARDTLAARQYDKALASARETHQLAVKMAGTRPIDSDPHLATALGAAIEVQAQVMAARGDRAAAVEDLRGELKRYQSTSIAARIQKNINLLSLEGKPAPELSESVYLGAKPASLAALKGKPVVLFFWAHWCPDCKIEGPILARLKSEFAAQGLSLIAPTQQYGFIAGGAEANPQTELRYIDQVRQQYYSSLTDVPVPVSSQNFRTYGCSTTPTLVLINRAGRVALYHPGRMTYEELRPKIEALVR from the coding sequence ATGCTCCGCAGGCTCACTCTCATTCTTATCGCACTAATTCCCACGCTGAGCGCGGCCGACATTATCACTGACGTCCGCTCCGCCGACGCTCGCCGCGATTTCCACGCCGCCGAGCAACTCATCCGTGAATATCGCGCGCTGCAAGGCGTGACCTCGGAGATGCTGGAGGCGCTCTCCTGGGTGGCGCGGGACACTCTCGCCGCGCGCCAATACGATAAGGCGCTCGCGTCCGCCCGCGAAACTCATCAGCTTGCAGTGAAGATGGCGGGGACGCGCCCGATCGACTCGGATCCGCATCTTGCGACCGCGCTGGGAGCGGCGATTGAAGTGCAGGCTCAGGTGATGGCTGCCCGCGGCGACCGAGCTGCCGCGGTCGAGGATCTTCGCGGTGAGTTGAAGCGGTATCAGTCAACCAGCATCGCCGCCCGCATACAGAAAAACATCAATCTGCTCAGCCTGGAAGGGAAACCTGCTCCGGAGTTGAGCGAAAGTGTATATCTGGGCGCAAAGCCGGCGTCCCTGGCGGCCCTGAAGGGCAAGCCGGTGGTTCTGTTTTTCTGGGCGCACTGGTGTCCGGATTGCAAGATTGAGGGACCGATCCTGGCCAGGCTGAAGTCAGAGTTTGCCGCCCAAGGTCTAAGCTTGATTGCTCCCACTCAGCAGTACGGATTCATTGCCGGCGGCGCCGAGGCTAACCCGCAAACTGAACTCAGGTACATCGATCAGGTCAGGCAGCAATACTACTCGAGTCTGACTGATGTTCCGGTTCCGGTCAGCTCACAGAACTTCCGTACCTACGGTTGCAGCACCACACCCACGCTGGTTCTGATCAACCGGGCCGGCCGCGTCGCGCTCTATCATCCTGGACGGATGACGTACGAGGAGCTTCGTCCGAAGATCGAGGCGCTGGTGCGGTAG